Part of the Nilaparvata lugens isolate BPH unplaced genomic scaffold, ASM1435652v1 scaffold7647, whole genome shotgun sequence genome, ACTAACAAAAACATTATGTACCGTCAGAGTTATGATAAGGTACTTCATAAGCTATGTTTAACCATATTCAGGAACAAatgataagtgaaaaaagcaaagtgGCTGCTGTGTGAGTAATTAAAGACTTCggacaaaatattatattagataAGTTACTTACCGAGGACCAATGCCctagggagttcgtaaacactctgtattataGGCCTTATCTTTCTCGCATCAGTTAGcctataaaattcaatcaacaatatcattcGATTTCAAAAAAAAGAAACACCCAAGCTCTATAGATGGAAGAATAGCGACTTCTCATGCAGTAAATGGAAGCTCTTGAATCTGGATTTCTTGAATCTGAATCATGATTTCCAACGGAACTACCAtcgtaatttatttatatttatctatttaagaATCAACGGTATTATTTatatcattgttactgttattgttattgattgttgtttatattgcttttactcattgtatttttgtgtgttgtgaataaattgaaattgaaaattgaaattatataattatattgtctaTTGTGTCTACTCTCTATGAACTCTAGTTTtcaataaaggcagctaatcaatcaatcaatcaactacTACTTCATTATGATAACTACTGGAAAAAGTGGAACTATGGATATTATCAACTAACTGATGAATGAATTCAAGTAACGTACCTCTCATATTTTACAGCTCTTCCAAGCCGCATGGTAGTACTTTCTTCCAAACTAGCTGATTTACTGGATACGGTGAGTTGATAAtctggaaaaatattcaaaaattatacttagaaatatttgaaatttagtGAGAATCAAAGAATAGAGAAGTTCAAGTAAGATAGACTTTGTTCACAAATAACGAAGGATAATGCTCATTATGAAGACATATAATATCTTCATATGATCTCCCATGTATTCCGTATTGAAGATTAATTTTAATCCGGTTTGAACTTTTtcgacgacactacagtctttTTTGAATACGGTATTAGTTTGAAAACTAATACTCACATGTAGCGCTTTCGGATTATtcagtgttgaaaatggattaagaatcgcttttggattttttaatcattttcaacCTGAAAAAAATCGAAAGCGCTCCAcatgtgagtactagttttaatactaatattcaaaattagactgtagtatggtcgaaaatagttcaaaacaaaTTATTACTTCAGTTTGTCATGGATAGTAAAACAGAGATGAGTCAATTTTAATGTGGTTAAATCAACAATGGCCGATTGTAAATCTTATCTAACAAAATTTATTGAGTTTTatgtttctatgatgtatcaagTGACTGTGTTTTCATAGAGTTATTCAGGTGAAATAAGATATTTGAGACAATGTATCCTACTACTGAACAAGGAGATTCGAAGAGCACCAGCAATCAAATGCCAAATAAGATGGCGAACATTCGTGACTTATGATTAGTATAAGTCAGTTtaggccggtttctgagctctaTCGACCGTCCAGTTCCTAACAAATTACTGTCTTTCACAATCTGAAAAATGAACGCCCGCGGTGATCCAACTGAAGATTCTTGCACGATATGGTGAATGCAAAAATGATACTCTATTGAGAATCATTTTTTtatgagagagagataaaaatccattctattgtcttttttcttaagggctacttttaataaaaaaaatataaatttcagtacccttttaaattattcatcacaacatgttatattttttatgaaatgaaaaatccgTATATCCTATATTATACTGATACTGTCGAGCTGAATCTTAAATTTTCGATTCATAAGATTATACTGATATTCAGTATTATACTGAAaatactataatactatataGTATTATACTGATATGTCGAGCTGAACCTAAAATCGTTTATTCACCATTAAATCGTTGTTCTATTTATCTATCTccatcaatatttataatagaatattcTTGTCACACAACTGGAAAATAGTTTCAACTAACTTTTCTAAACATATCTTACATATTTTCAGCTTGATACGTTGTCTTATTCTGTTTTCATTCTGTCTTACATTGATTTTTCAGATTCTCTTCGTTTTCAAGGAAAGCAATAACATGTTTTGTTTCTCCATGACAATCATTAATAGACGAGCTTGTTACTTGTAATCTTTTGAAACCTTGATCtgaacaatataaaatgaagatGAATCTGTGTAtcttcatcataatattatccTACACAATCCATGTAGAGGTGATCAGGGGAACATCGATGAGTCTAATTCTCCTATACTTGTGAAACAAGTCGCAGATCTTCTATTAGTTCTCTTTTCATCAAATCTTTCTCAATTTATGTTGCAGATTTTCTTCGTACTAAGGAAAAAACAATCACATGTATCTTTCCTCCATGTTTATCATCACAGTATGATGTTGGTCTCCACTTGGGCGTATCTCAAATACATCAGAGGTAAGGagataatgaattatatttcaactgaattttAATGTTAACTCGAACTCCAATTGAGAAGGAATGAGCCATTCAAGAATCATCATTTTAAGAAAGAAATTTCAACTTGAAGTTAATATTCTAGTCTTTATTGaagttgaaatgttgaagaaagtttgaattgaattagagGGCAGAATATAAACTATTTTCCAACCGAATATAATGTAAATGTAAACTCAGCCTccaattgaaaagaaataagCCACCAAGAATCATCATTGCTATATAGGAGGAATGCCAACAGTTTGAAGTGGGTTTCATTGTACTGTAATACAGTAGTTTATTTCTAGACAAGTGATTGAAACCGAAACACTTTTCCTCACGAGTGAAAATATTCCAGAAATTACGATGGTTTGAAGCACGGACTCCGCATTATGCTGCATTCTAATCGAGCAAGATTGAGCTGAGAATTGCTTGAAACTGTTTGCTTGCATCAAGAAGTGATTCATTTTGATGCAATGGTTCTAATGATTATAAGAATCCTTTCAAATTACAGTATTCAAGTTGTATTTATGAGCGGCAATTTCCAGATTTAAAAAGATAAAACGGAAAATTCCACCATTTACGCTTTTAACTTGAAGAGGTAATAATCTCAAGCAGAAAATCTCATTGAGGAAATGATTCGTTCAGATTTTACGTGAATATAGTTTTCATCTATACACTTGAGTCTAGCAATTGGAATTTGATAGAATAGCTTTCATCTAGGCTAGTTACATTTTATCaagttattgattgataatttgacaTCTTTGTGGTACCAAAGAACTCACAAAGTATAACTATGAATTATAAGTCGATGGATATGAATTTCCATGATGGAAGgaaatcttaaggtgcgtacaaatatacgcgccgcaaacatgagcaattcactttcaataagctgactatatctgtatctttacagaaacggtaagatacagatataaaaagcttggcatcagctgattaaaagtgaattgctcatgttcgcggcgcgtaaatctgtacgcaccttaagcttctttttatgaataattcataagtcaatcaatcattattcatcaataattattattgaattgtttatgaGAAATTATAACATTCTACATGATAATGAGAGCGAACGATATTTTGTCCATTTAGGGTCTGCATCATAGAATTTGGGGCTCCTGATAAAAAGATTCGGATATACTTGTGTGATATTATAAAACCATCGCAGCTGACTGAACATAGCTCGCTACGCAATCTTTGTGAGAGATAGATTATCCTTGTACGAGCTGGGCTCTCAGATTCTCATGGAACAGATCCCAGGACTGTAAAATTTGTGATCTGAGTAGTCTTTTACTAGACAACTATCACAAAAACAAGAGTTTCCTCCAATAATTCGGGTTAGAATAGAAAACACCTCATAATAATGCTGATTTAATAACATCGAACTGCCAATGTAAATTTCCCGGGATTTCAAACGTTCCTGTAAACTATAACACAAACCTCTCATCATCAACCTCCCcataaacaaacaaacaaacagtaTGTGTATACTAATTGtatgtgtttgtcttttcggtctcaaaattttataattgttttcaaagtttagaattttccaattatctgttattaatgaaattcaatttagaggtttttttaaatttaataatgatttttgtgtttttttaattgaaaattgagtgTGTAGcctaattgaagaatgttgaagtgaaACATAACCCAACTACATTAATTTGGACTGTTGtgtaaattagaattggaaccgttttgggagTATgtctgtggtacttttctttaagttgtgtgattctgaatgattgaataaatagatgaataaataaataaatagatagatggatagataaataaataaatacatacataaatgaataaataaataaatatatagataaataagttTAGAACTCATCTGGACATAACTCTTAGAAAAAGAATATTTTTACATCAAATTCTCTCCTTTTGAATGACTGGATGCGCTCTCTGAGTCTGAATAAACCAATATTcgaaattaattgattgaaatatgatAATTCTCCTGGTATTGGACAATGTTTACTTGAATTATAGAAACCACTTATTATAATGGATTGAGGGGATGAATGTATTGAATGTGGAGTCATGAAAAAATCCACTCATTATGatggattgaatgaatgaatatatttttatcaattacaGGAGAACAAGCGGGACTTATTGGTCTGATAAACTCTGGAGTTCACGTGGCCATGTACAGCTATTACTTCCTTGCCGCTCTTGGGCCGGCCATCCAGCCTTATCTGTGGTGGAAGAAATACATCACCAAACTGCAACTTGTGAGTAAATAATACATGTAACAATTAATATGATTATTTCTGAGTGGTTGTTTATTTAAATTCACATTCATTGAAACAAATTAGGTATAAATTTCATTATagttcattataaaataaattttcagaGTAGTACCATACAGGCTATTTGAAGACTTTTGCTCGAACTACTACTCGAACTTCTGCTCATATTAGTAGAGTAGGTTCCGTCGTGAAAAAacaattcttttctatttctatgtTCCTCAATGAAAGAAGGAGAATGGAGACTGATAAATTGAAAAGTCATAAACAGGTgacattaatttgatgatagcGCCTTTCGttgtataattatttagttCATAAAGAAGGTATAATCACAAACAATTTAAAGCTCTCGAATTgagaaagtataaaaaataacaGTCATCATGATATTATCATCAGGAATGAGCATCTGGAATCTTCTGTTCATTTTCGTAGTGCATGATTTGTTACATTGTCTTCTTGTGGATTGTAATTGCACTAAGTAACACTTATCCGTCTTCTATTCTATCCACCCAATTTGTTCCACTGTGTTAAGGAACCCACCTGAAGCTGTAGGTCCAATAATCTTGCATCTTTAATCATCATGCATCACCCTTAATACTTATATtggatagataataatatttattaatttattagcatttgaataattgcaatatataattacgctcattttatacgaagcaaTAGCGGCCAACcattttacagatggaattaaatagaggatgcatttattcaaatgctaattgatatataattattattcaacgaaaatcctaaataaatgctgtaaatcaccccgaagacttctgctactgcagacattgataacagggttaacagctagatggaaattcgatgagaatttaggattttcgttagataataattaggctatatattaattagcatttgaataaatgcgtcctctatttaattccaattgcaatatctcagtaatttccatgtgttgttatattaaaaattgaaaattgatcagTTTTGTGAGTACGAGTTGAGTtcaatatattcataaattatctATTTGATACATTACATTATAGCTGATCAAGTCTCATCTTGATCAAGTAAGTTTAAAAAATCCTGGAGTTGTAAGCTATTCgtaattgttgaaatttcaatatttcctGCTATTCCTTCTGTAAAATGGAGATTATTCTGGACTTATTAGAATATGGGTGATAATCTCAATACCTAGAAGTAGTACTTGAGTGGATTTAATAGATACTTGAGTAGATTTAATAagaaatttattcttcatttaatATTATCTTCCTAATGATTGACCTCTATAAAAAATCTGACTTTTTCAAGCAATCTCGCCTTGAAACATTTTCCAGAATTCGAATTCAAATCTTTTGAAGGAATCCTTACAAATCCTCTATTGCGAAGCATGAATCATTCACTAATGAGGGCTTATTTGCCTGCACGATAACATTTTGTGATTATTTGATATCTCTGAGATTGCCTGAGAGCGATTTCTCATTATGTAAAATGACTTAAATTTTCAGCATCGTTATTCAACTCCAAGATGATGATTGTTGAGTAGTATTAACGTTCTCTTTAAACTCCTCATTAACTTCAACTGTATTTGTTTAGATCCTCTACTTATTCTCCCACACAGGAGCAACATGAGTGTATTATGAATCTTCTTGAAGataaagatggattcaattGAATTCTTGAACAACTTGCTTCAACAAAGAACGAATTTATATGGCTTCCTTTGGAAAAGTTAATAACGTCATAACGTCATAGTTAATAACGTAAATCTCACTCATTTTTTGCAGACTCTACATTATTCTCCAGACTTTTTCGAAATGTGTATGACATCAGAATAAACATTCACCGGTTCAAGAAGAAACGagttatagtccagtcaacgaatgatttagagggaaaagtttagaaacacattttttgaccccgcagctcttttaGGGATAGTGAGGGGGTGGATATATCAAAAATTTCTCGCCCCTACACCTCGTGCTAAGAGGGTGGGGGttgtttgaaagtaccatattttggttttttgcatatatatctcgaacaatatgcgtctttcgaaaatttcattggaatacaaaattatagcttataaattagcctacaagtttcatcggtaacatttttacaatatcttCGAGAGCTCTCAAAGGTGTcacatattttataaaatccttccagctccgattttttcatctttttgacCTCATAAGTTTTCTATGTCTTTTCTAATGTGTTTTCTGTATTTTCCTGAATTGGATTCttgtatcaataattttttcgatcacccagaaatttgattaactatACCTATTGAGAAGAGGGGTGATAAATTGAAAGGAGTGCGACTCAGAGGGTGCCCTAGAAATATGTtcctatatttttctataatatttgcttCAATTGAATCCctgtatcatttattttttgatcatCACAAAATTTGATCACTGATTAAATTCACCAATTGAATAATATCGATCACCAATAATcaattttcgatttgatttttccAGGCTcaattcatcttcatcatctgcCTCTTCACCTGTCTGACAGTTTTCAACTGTGAGATGCCCAGGAAACTGACCTACTACATCATAGCCAACGGTTTCGTTTTCCTCTACCTCTTCACGCAGTTCTACTTCCGGTCCTACTTGAACAAGAAGCAGCACAGCTCGTGATGACTCAACGTTCATCCTTCATTCATCGACTGAtacatcattcattcatcaggCTGGTCAATCGGAGCCGATCCAGCTCAAGATAGATGGATGGATTCATCTACCGACCAGCTTTATGTAGTTCAATGAGAGTGAACTAGAAACAGATTGAAATCAATATGATCAAATTTTAAGttgattttcaaattactttgCCAAGTTTATTTTAGCTGGGCTGTACCAATCGAGATCAACAAGTCCAtccaatcagctgatgataaacCATGTAACAGAGAAAATAATTGGCTCATCTGTTCTAAAAACTTTGTTTCTTTGTTGCAGAAACTGTTTCTCTGTTTTAGAAACACTGTTTCTCTGCTTCAGAGACTTTGGTTTAGGAATTTGGTTACTTTGTTCCAGAAAATTTGTTTCTCTGTTCCAATAACTTTGTTCTTTGTTTCCCTCTAATACAGTTTGTTTCTCTCTTCGATGGAACTGTTTCTCTGTTTTGGAAACACTGTTTCTTCGTCTTAGAGACTGGTTCAGAAACTTGATTTCTTTGTTTCACTAACTCTGTTCCTCTGTTCCAATTTGTTTCCTTCCTGCCTTTGTTTCAGAGATGATCTCGCTTGGCCCAATccagaataaaaaatacaggACTGTATTAATGAATAACTCTCAAAGACTTTCTTAGCCAAGCACAGTCTAATTGCATAAAAATCAATAACAGTGAGTACTGTGATTAGAACCTGTTTATAAGATTCTGGTAGCTGGTTGCTAGGCAACCAAAGCTTGCTTGGCTGAGAAGGTTCTtcagtataatttataaatacggCATAATATTTATAGAGAGTTAATAGATACGGTAGTTAGTTT contains:
- the LOC120356715 gene encoding elongation of very long chain fatty acids protein 4-like: MVVLSSKLADLLDTIFFVLRKKQSHVSFLHVYHHSMMLVSTWAYLKYIRGEQAGLIGLINSGVHVAMYSYYFLAALGPAIQPYLWWKKYITKLQLAQFIFIICLFTCLTVFNCEMPRKLTYYIIANGFVFLYLFTQFYFRSYLNKKQHSS